One Aerococcus urinaeequi DNA segment encodes these proteins:
- a CDS encoding sigma-70 family RNA polymerase sigma factor: MAKQKQSKDQSQVLDLVLQGKNELTEEIFDALYQEVLPTLYANRWRIPKYILENDDYYQEARISLVQAVQTYRINSKAAFTTYFANVFKNRLLDIRRMHMTDKRIANFKVERSLDLFASEGEENNIENRLRTKEFPPEYVYLFNETINRYEKSLSDMERTAYGYFKKGFSYEEMEKLTGFTRKQVHSLIAKCKRKYRKILSEYFDDRD, translated from the coding sequence ATGGCAAAGCAGAAACAAAGTAAAGACCAGTCACAGGTATTGGATTTAGTGTTGCAGGGTAAAAATGAACTTACTGAGGAAATATTTGATGCATTATACCAAGAAGTTTTACCTACCTTATATGCTAACCGTTGGCGCATCCCTAAGTATATTTTGGAAAATGATGATTACTATCAAGAAGCTAGAATTAGTCTAGTACAAGCTGTTCAAACATATCGCATCAATAGTAAGGCAGCCTTTACAACTTACTTTGCGAATGTATTCAAAAATAGGTTGCTCGATATTCGCCGGATGCACATGACGGATAAACGGATTGCTAATTTCAAAGTGGAACGTTCGCTAGATTTATTTGCAAGTGAAGGTGAAGAAAACAATATAGAAAACCGCTTGAGAACCAAAGAGTTTCCACCTGAATATGTATATCTCTTCAATGAGACAATTAATAGATATGAAAAAAGTTTGTCTGATATGGAAAGAACGGCATATGGTTATTTCAAAAAAGGTTTTTCTTACGAAGAGATGGAAAAACTCACGGGCTTTACCAGAAAACAGGTTCATTCATTAATCGCTAAGTGTAAACGAAAGTATCGCAAAATATTATCAGAATATTTTGATGATAGGGACTAA
- the rlmB gene encoding 23S rRNA (guanosine(2251)-2'-O)-methyltransferase RlmB, producing the protein MARDNQRQQNRDRRPRSTNNEEELDQSPDFVYGFHAAMEVLEGDHDVNKVFLQTGLNEKNAQAILKAANKRNILVSNVPKEKLDTLSDGGNHQGVVMAIAAYKYAELEDIFKKAEEANEDPIIMVLDGIEDPHNLGSILRTADASGVHGVIIQNRRAVGLTQVVAKTSTGAIEHVPVVRVTNISKTIDLLKERGVWVFGTDMKGQSMWQMDATLPIAVVIGNEGKGVSPGVKKHLDGMITIPMRGHVQSLNASVAAGLLMYQIYQSRMGNS; encoded by the coding sequence ATGGCTAGAGACAATCAAAGACAACAAAACAGAGATAGAAGACCCCGTAGTACAAATAATGAAGAAGAACTGGATCAATCTCCTGATTTCGTCTATGGTTTCCATGCCGCTATGGAAGTATTAGAAGGCGACCATGATGTGAATAAAGTCTTCCTACAAACTGGCTTAAACGAGAAGAACGCCCAAGCTATTTTAAAAGCAGCCAACAAGCGAAATATCTTGGTATCTAATGTACCAAAGGAAAAATTAGATACCCTTTCTGATGGCGGCAATCACCAGGGTGTTGTCATGGCTATTGCAGCATACAAATACGCTGAACTAGAGGATATCTTCAAAAAAGCTGAAGAAGCGAATGAAGACCCAATTATCATGGTCCTAGATGGTATTGAAGATCCGCATAACTTAGGTTCTATTTTAAGAACAGCTGATGCTTCAGGGGTTCATGGTGTTATTATTCAAAACCGTCGCGCTGTGGGGTTAACGCAAGTTGTTGCCAAAACTTCAACTGGTGCGATTGAGCATGTACCCGTTGTACGTGTAACCAATATTTCTAAAACCATTGATCTGTTAAAAGAACGTGGTGTATGGGTATTTGGTACCGATATGAAGGGTCAATCAATGTGGCAAATGGATGCGACGCTCCCAATTGCTGTTGTGATTGGTAATGAAGGTAAAGGCGTATCACCAGGTGTGAAGAAACATCTAGACGGTATGATTACAATCCCAATGCGCGGGCATGTGCAAAGTTTAAATGCCAGTGTAGCAGCAGGGTTATTAATGTACCAGATTTATCAAAGTCGTATGGGTAATAGCTAA
- a CDS encoding PTS ascorbate transporter subunit IIC: protein MAILSFLQDILSEPAFLMGLIAFIGLVAMRSRWDKVLTGTLGPILGYLMLSAGSSVITANLDPLAQMIETGFNVTGVVPNNEAVTSVAQELLGVETMSILIMGYVFNLLIARFTRFKYIFLTGHHSFFMACLLSAVLGSLNFEGIQMILIGGFILGSWSAISPAIGQKYTLQVTDGEEIAMGHFGSLGYYLSALIGKYVGKNSKSTEDFEVPEQFGFLRNTTISTAITMVVFYLGAAVAAGPKFVSSLSGETNPYVYALLCGLTFAVGVTIVYNGVRLILADLIPAFEGIATKIIPNSVPAVDCAVFFPFAPTAVILGFVSSFIGGVIGMLALGAIGGVVIIPGLVPHFFCGATAGVYGNSTGGVRGATLGAFVNGLLLAFIPAFLLPVLGELGFSNTTFGDVDFGVIGIVLGNLGTWLGQVGIYIILALIAVSLLLPSLGKNKNDAINNVEMED, encoded by the coding sequence ATGGCAATATTATCATTCTTACAAGATATTCTTAGTGAGCCGGCTTTTTTAATGGGATTAATAGCCTTTATAGGTTTGGTAGCTATGCGTTCAAGATGGGATAAGGTGCTGACAGGTACTTTAGGTCCAATTTTAGGATACTTAATGCTTTCGGCAGGATCAAGTGTTATTACCGCTAATCTTGACCCATTAGCACAGATGATAGAGACAGGTTTTAACGTTACAGGTGTTGTACCGAATAATGAGGCTGTTACTTCAGTAGCTCAGGAACTTTTAGGTGTGGAAACAATGTCAATTCTAATTATGGGATATGTATTCAATTTATTGATTGCAAGATTTACGAGATTTAAGTACATATTTTTAACTGGTCACCACAGTTTCTTCATGGCTTGTTTATTATCTGCAGTTTTAGGTTCTTTAAACTTTGAAGGTATACAAATGATCCTTATTGGAGGTTTTATTTTAGGATCATGGTCAGCAATCTCCCCAGCAATAGGACAAAAATATACTTTACAAGTAACCGATGGTGAAGAAATTGCAATGGGGCATTTTGGTAGTTTAGGTTATTATTTATCAGCTCTTATTGGAAAGTATGTAGGAAAGAATAGTAAATCAACAGAAGATTTTGAAGTTCCAGAACAATTTGGATTCTTAAGAAATACTACGATTTCGACTGCGATAACCATGGTTGTATTTTATTTAGGTGCGGCCGTTGCAGCTGGTCCTAAATTTGTAAGTAGTCTATCGGGAGAAACTAATCCGTATGTTTATGCTTTATTATGTGGTTTAACTTTTGCAGTAGGGGTAACTATTGTTTATAACGGTGTTCGATTGATTCTAGCCGATTTAATCCCAGCGTTTGAAGGAATAGCAACAAAAATTATTCCTAACTCAGTTCCCGCGGTCGATTGTGCTGTTTTCTTCCCGTTTGCTCCAACTGCAGTAATTTTAGGTTTTGTTTCTAGTTTTATTGGAGGTGTGATTGGTATGTTAGCTCTAGGAGCTATTGGAGGAGTAGTAATAATTCCAGGTCTTGTACCACACTTCTTTTGTGGGGCAACAGCTGGAGTTTATGGAAACTCAACTGGTGGTGTTCGGGGAGCAACTTTAGGAGCTTTTGTAAATGGGTTGTTGCTTGCTTTTATCCCAGCCTTCTTATTGCCTGTACTAGGAGAACTAGGATTCTCAAATACAACATTTGGGGATGTAGACTTTGGTGTGATAGGAATAGTTTTAGGAAACTTAGGTACATGGTTAGGACAAGTGGGTATATATATTATCTTGGCTTTAATCGCGGTATCACTACTGCTTCCTAGTTTAGGAAAAAATAAAAATGATGCGATAAATAACGTCGAAATGGAGGACTAA
- a CDS encoding Mini-ribonuclease 3: protein MSENKSLTKNEIKQLSGLTLAYLGDASWEVVVRDHLVQSGLTKPKELHKAATEFVSAKGQALLVEAMQAEEGFLTEDEMTIFKRGRNAKSHSSAKNADIHTYRIATGFEALMGFAYLNDQDRFKEIAAFCIQYIQHAQKEEQENG from the coding sequence ATGTCAGAGAATAAGTCTTTAACGAAAAATGAAATAAAACAACTAAGTGGCCTAACCTTAGCTTATTTAGGCGATGCTTCTTGGGAGGTAGTAGTCCGCGACCATTTGGTTCAAAGTGGTTTAACGAAACCCAAAGAACTACATAAAGCAGCGACTGAATTTGTGTCTGCAAAAGGGCAAGCCCTATTAGTTGAAGCGATGCAAGCTGAGGAAGGGTTCCTTACTGAAGATGAAATGACAATCTTTAAAAGAGGCCGCAATGCCAAAAGTCACTCAAGCGCTAAAAACGCAGATATTCATACCTATAGAATTGCAACCGGATTTGAAGCTTTGATGGGTTTTGCCTATTTAAATGATCAAGACCGTTTTAAGGAAATTGCAGCTTTCTGTATTCAATACATTCAACACGCACAAAAAGAGGAGCAAGAAAATGGCTAG
- a CDS encoding transaldolase, protein MVKIFTDGANIDEMLNDLKSPTVTGVTTNPSLMKVAGITDYIEFANKVVTNIKDYPISFEVFSDDIQVMKQEAEKIASIADNVYVKIPVMNTKGESTSELIKELSGKGIKLNVTAIFTLDQVEEVVNSLQNGIPSIVSVFAGRIADTGVDPIPLMKKALSITSQKEGCELLWASTREILNIYQANDIGVDIVTVPPALLKKYDKLKDKDLYEYSLETVEGFVKDGKELGYSIL, encoded by the coding sequence ATGGTGAAGATTTTTACTGATGGAGCAAATATTGATGAAATGTTAAATGATTTGAAATCGCCTACAGTAACGGGGGTCACAACAAACCCCTCGTTGATGAAGGTAGCAGGCATTACTGACTATATAGAGTTTGCTAATAAAGTAGTAACTAATATAAAAGATTATCCTATTTCATTTGAGGTATTTAGTGACGATATTCAGGTTATGAAGCAAGAAGCTGAAAAAATTGCATCTATAGCAGATAATGTTTATGTGAAGATTCCCGTTATGAACACTAAAGGAGAGAGTACATCTGAGTTAATCAAAGAATTATCAGGAAAAGGAATCAAGCTAAATGTAACAGCGATTTTTACTTTAGATCAAGTTGAAGAAGTAGTAAATAGTTTGCAAAATGGAATTCCGAGTATTGTATCAGTATTTGCAGGTAGAATAGCAGATACTGGAGTAGATCCTATTCCTTTGATGAAAAAGGCATTATCTATTACTTCACAAAAAGAAGGCTGTGAATTATTGTGGGCAAGTACTAGAGAAATTTTAAATATTTATCAAGCAAATGATATTGGAGTTGATATAGTTACGGTACCACCAGCTTTATTGAAGAAATATGATAAATTAAAAGATAAAGATTTATATGAATATTCATTAGAAACAGTAGAGGGATTTGTAAAAGATGGAAAAGAATTAGGGTATTCAATCCTTTAA
- the cysS gene encoding cysteine--tRNA ligase translates to MLKIYNTLTNQKEEFKPLVPGSISMYVCGPTVYNYIHIGNARSTVAFDTVRRYFEYRGFDVKYVSNFTDVDDKIINRANEEGLTPEQIADKYIEAFYEDTDALNVKRATKNPRVVENMDDIIQFVADLVDKDFAYVVDGDVYYRTRKFEKYGQLSDQNIDDLRAGASERLEADSQSKKEDVVDFALWKSAKPGEISWTSPWGEGRPGWHIECSVMATKLLGDTLDIHAGGHDLTFPHHENEIAQSEAHTGHTFANYWMHNGFVTMGDDDEKMSKSLGNFVLAHDLIQQVDPQVVRFFLASAHYRSPLRFNEENIQDATNNLNNLKTAYANLNYRFEDAKEQLDNDAKVLAQIKALENEFVEAMDDDVNTPNGLTVVYRLMRDMNVYTNQKEVSVPVLEAFKESFTALLTIFGVTLSDEKELLADDIQALIDERNQARADKNFARADEIRDQLKAEGIILDDTAQGTRWKRAQS, encoded by the coding sequence ATGTTAAAAATTTATAATACATTAACCAATCAGAAGGAAGAGTTTAAACCACTAGTGCCAGGAAGTATTTCAATGTATGTATGTGGTCCTACTGTTTATAACTACATTCATATTGGGAATGCCCGGTCTACTGTTGCTTTTGATACAGTACGTCGTTACTTTGAATACCGCGGTTTTGATGTGAAATATGTCTCTAACTTTACGGATGTGGATGATAAGATTATTAACCGCGCTAACGAAGAAGGGTTAACGCCTGAACAAATTGCGGATAAGTATATTGAAGCATTCTATGAAGATACCGATGCTTTAAATGTTAAACGTGCTACTAAAAATCCACGTGTTGTGGAGAATATGGATGATATTATCCAATTCGTAGCCGATTTAGTAGATAAAGACTTTGCATATGTAGTGGACGGTGATGTGTACTATAGAACGCGTAAATTTGAGAAATATGGTCAGTTATCTGATCAAAATATCGATGATTTACGGGCGGGGGCATCTGAACGTTTAGAGGCAGACAGCCAATCGAAGAAAGAAGATGTTGTAGACTTTGCTTTATGGAAGTCAGCTAAACCTGGTGAAATTTCTTGGACTTCTCCTTGGGGTGAAGGTCGCCCTGGTTGGCATATTGAATGTTCTGTGATGGCAACAAAACTGTTAGGGGATACTTTAGATATCCACGCAGGTGGTCATGACTTAACTTTCCCTCACCATGAGAATGAGATTGCTCAATCCGAAGCACATACAGGTCATACCTTTGCCAATTACTGGATGCATAATGGTTTTGTAACAATGGGTGATGACGATGAAAAAATGTCTAAATCTTTAGGCAACTTTGTCTTAGCGCATGACTTAATCCAACAAGTCGATCCACAAGTGGTTCGCTTCTTCTTAGCTTCAGCACATTACCGGTCGCCTTTAAGATTCAATGAAGAAAATATTCAAGATGCAACCAACAACTTAAACAACTTGAAAACTGCTTATGCGAACTTAAATTATCGTTTTGAAGATGCTAAAGAGCAATTAGATAACGATGCGAAAGTATTGGCACAAATCAAAGCTTTAGAGAATGAATTCGTGGAAGCTATGGATGATGACGTCAATACGCCAAATGGTTTAACTGTTGTGTACCGTTTGATGCGTGATATGAATGTATATACAAACCAAAAAGAAGTATCTGTACCAGTTCTTGAAGCTTTTAAAGAGTCTTTTACAGCTTTACTAACGATTTTTGGGGTCACTTTATCAGATGAAAAAGAGTTGTTGGCGGATGATATTCAAGCCTTAATCGATGAACGTAACCAAGCCCGTGCAGATAAAAACTTTGCCCGTGCCGATGAAATTCGCGATCAATTAAAAGCTGAAGGCATTATCCTTGATGATACTGCCCAAGGTACGCGCTGGAAACGTGCGCAATCCTAG
- a CDS encoding PTS sugar transporter subunit IIB, giving the protein MMKIVTVCGNGIGSSLLLKMKVETIAKEVGVSAQVESSDSNAAAGQKADLFVTVKEFANIFPENSNVCIVKSYTNKKKIQEDLIPYLEKFK; this is encoded by the coding sequence ATTATGAAAATAGTAACGGTTTGTGGCAATGGTATTGGTAGTAGTTTGTTACTTAAAATGAAGGTAGAAACAATTGCAAAAGAAGTAGGCGTATCGGCGCAAGTAGAATCTAGTGACTCTAATGCTGCAGCTGGACAAAAAGCAGACTTATTTGTAACTGTAAAAGAATTTGCTAATATTTTTCCTGAAAATTCGAATGTATGTATTGTGAAAAGTTATACAAATAAGAAAAAAATTCAAGAAGATTTAATACCCTATTTAGAGAAATTCAAATAA
- a CDS encoding NYN domain-containing protein, with product MVLRKERLIVDGYNMIGSWPLLVKLKNRDEIEAARDLLLATLSNYVGYHDIETWVIFDAMFVPGISKSYDQFNLHVVFTSEGQTADSYIEEMIVDLVSPLHNVTVATSDLAEQRIVFQKGALRQSAQELYRDVQKTNAEIAHGGNDYEYNKYQRSIPWSVHQLDKLNDFYRDLIDKKSE from the coding sequence ATGGTACTAAGAAAAGAACGGTTAATCGTTGATGGCTACAATATGATTGGCTCTTGGCCTTTACTTGTAAAGTTGAAAAATCGAGATGAAATTGAGGCTGCAAGAGACTTGTTACTAGCAACCCTTTCTAACTATGTAGGCTATCATGATATCGAAACGTGGGTGATTTTTGATGCCATGTTTGTCCCAGGCATTTCTAAATCCTATGATCAATTTAACTTACATGTCGTCTTTACCAGTGAAGGACAAACCGCTGATTCATATATCGAAGAGATGATAGTTGATTTGGTGAGCCCTTTACATAATGTAACGGTTGCGACAAGTGATTTAGCTGAGCAGCGAATTGTTTTCCAAAAAGGTGCTTTAAGGCAATCAGCACAAGAGTTATATAGAGATGTGCAAAAAACCAACGCGGAAATTGCACATGGTGGTAATGATTATGAATACAACAAATATCAAAGATCCATACCATGGTCAGTCCATCAGCTAGATAAATTAAATGACTTTTATAGAGATTTAATTGACAAGAAAAGTGAATAG
- a CDS encoding MetQ/NlpA family ABC transporter substrate-binding protein, whose amino-acid sequence MKKIFRALGLALVVLVLAACGQSEETTKVKLGVVGDKNDQWEYLQDELLEKENIEIELVKFTDYRQPIVSLDDGSIDMHSALTEIYMDSINEEGGYSNTTLGYTTLNPMGVFSEKIDSLDELADGALVAIPDDVSNGSRALLLLQTAGLIELDESKGLLPTTSDITSNPKNLQFEEMAANQTARALADVDISLINNDMATDAGYVPTQDSIYLEPVAESSKPYYNVIAVQEDQTDNEVYKTILEYYQTDEVAAIIDEMSAGSSIPVWEGAPEPGSSN is encoded by the coding sequence ATGAAGAAAATTTTCCGTGCATTGGGCTTGGCACTAGTGGTATTAGTTTTAGCTGCTTGTGGCCAAAGTGAAGAAACGACTAAAGTAAAACTAGGTGTCGTTGGCGATAAAAACGACCAATGGGAATACCTACAAGATGAATTACTAGAAAAAGAAAATATTGAAATTGAATTGGTAAAATTCACTGACTACCGTCAACCAATCGTATCATTAGATGATGGGTCGATTGATATGCACTCCGCTTTAACAGAAATCTATATGGATTCAATCAATGAAGAAGGTGGCTATTCTAATACCACATTAGGTTATACCACTTTAAATCCGATGGGTGTCTTCTCTGAAAAAATTGATTCATTAGATGAACTAGCAGACGGCGCTTTAGTCGCAATTCCAGACGACGTATCAAACGGGTCACGTGCTTTACTGTTACTGCAAACAGCAGGCCTAATCGAATTAGACGAATCTAAAGGGTTATTACCAACAACAAGTGACATTACTTCAAATCCAAAAAACTTACAATTTGAAGAAATGGCAGCCAACCAAACAGCTCGTGCCTTAGCTGACGTTGATATCTCATTAATCAACAACGACATGGCAACAGACGCAGGTTACGTGCCAACACAAGACTCAATTTACCTTGAGCCAGTCGCAGAATCATCAAAACCATACTACAACGTCATTGCAGTCCAAGAAGACCAAACAGACAATGAAGTATACAAGACAATCCTTGAATACTATCAAACAGATGAAGTCGCAGCAATCATCGATGAAATGTCAGCAGGATCAAGCATTCCGGTATGGGAAGGCGCACCAGAACCAGGTAGTTCAAATTAA
- a CDS encoding BglG family transcription antiterminator, translating into MITDLLVEKILVLKKYDGYSIMFLEKVFEVDRRILFRDVERINDFLNKVKLEEFFFTDNKIVSPGWDKKELIKAISKFEENFLFQDERPLAIIIYIFIANSYISNYHFQDLFKMSKNTILNDIRISKEIAAEYNIRLKYSRSKGYHLIGNPINQRRLLEYAVTNILDLETGSWMIFFLTHKQVDSEVITKISKVLRESTDGIYVEKSLMRLSYILAILSISKFEPTDVFSSNQYHLLRGLDINNLTEGIVRFLPQLNDERFYIASRIMASLQGDLKRESTYFLQKKMDLIIEKVLGYLGIVNNNPQHFRVVFFNHFVPAYFRMVFGIYEHNPLKENVKSKYTDLYSIIKRVVIALEEKSDYTLSEDEIIYFVILFEGYIGTTKPINSQYKGIVVCPNGVSSSYILTKILRETLPEILIIDFYSMQEIYTLNKDTYDIIFTTRLIEDINKPQFEVSPVMKPVEESILKRKVYDYLGIHDSNLERVDEVLAILENHVTIPDYNVLQTELDTYFSEDINNLNNLQGGKNLNELLNSSRIKFVEKVADWREAITVASAPLLAQGFIEKQYITSMIESVEEFGPYIVLSPHVAVPHATPDKGVKRLGMSLLRLEDSVDFNLKEDKDDDKFVNLIFVLAPVDSKAHLKSLAQLANILDEENIIRKINEAKNPDEIMEIIDEEMEM; encoded by the coding sequence ATGATTACAGATTTATTAGTGGAAAAGATATTAGTACTAAAAAAGTATGATGGATACTCCATTATGTTTCTAGAAAAAGTTTTTGAAGTAGATAGGAGGATTTTATTTAGAGATGTAGAGAGAATTAATGATTTTTTGAATAAAGTTAAACTAGAGGAGTTCTTTTTTACAGATAATAAAATTGTAAGTCCAGGTTGGGATAAGAAAGAGCTTATAAAAGCAATATCTAAATTTGAAGAAAATTTTTTATTTCAAGATGAACGACCACTAGCAATAATCATATACATATTTATTGCTAATAGCTATATTTCAAATTATCACTTTCAAGATTTGTTTAAAATGAGCAAAAATACAATACTTAATGACATAAGAATATCAAAAGAAATTGCTGCTGAGTACAATATAAGGTTGAAATATTCTAGGTCGAAAGGCTATCACCTTATAGGTAATCCTATAAATCAGAGACGATTGTTGGAATATGCAGTGACGAATATTCTAGATTTAGAGACAGGTAGCTGGATGATATTTTTTTTGACTCATAAACAAGTTGATAGTGAGGTTATTACTAAAATTAGTAAGGTGTTAAGAGAGTCAACCGATGGAATATATGTTGAGAAATCTTTAATGAGATTAAGTTATATTTTAGCTATTTTGAGTATTTCAAAATTTGAACCGACTGATGTTTTCTCTAGTAATCAATATCACTTACTCAGAGGATTAGATATAAATAATCTAACAGAAGGAATAGTTAGATTTTTACCTCAATTAAATGATGAAAGATTCTATATAGCTTCCAGAATTATGGCTAGTCTCCAAGGTGATTTAAAGAGAGAGAGCACTTATTTTCTACAGAAGAAAATGGATTTAATTATAGAAAAAGTTCTAGGGTATTTGGGGATTGTTAATAATAACCCACAACATTTTCGAGTAGTATTTTTTAATCATTTTGTACCTGCATACTTCCGTATGGTCTTTGGGATATATGAGCATAATCCGTTGAAAGAGAATGTAAAATCTAAATATACAGATTTATACTCAATAATTAAGAGAGTTGTGATAGCTCTAGAGGAAAAAAGTGACTATACCCTTTCGGAAGATGAGATTATTTATTTTGTAATTTTATTTGAAGGTTATATAGGAACAACTAAGCCAATAAACTCGCAGTATAAAGGAATTGTTGTCTGTCCTAATGGGGTAAGCTCCTCATATATTCTGACAAAAATTTTAAGAGAAACATTACCTGAAATCTTAATAATTGATTTTTATTCTATGCAAGAAATCTACACTTTAAATAAGGATACGTATGACATAATTTTCACGACAAGACTAATAGAAGATATAAATAAGCCACAATTTGAAGTTTCTCCGGTTATGAAACCCGTAGAAGAAAGTATTTTGAAAAGAAAAGTATATGACTATTTGGGTATACATGATTCGAATTTGGAAAGAGTGGACGAGGTCTTAGCTATATTAGAGAATCATGTAACTATCCCAGATTATAATGTATTACAAACAGAATTAGATACATACTTTAGTGAAGATATAAATAACTTAAATAATTTGCAAGGAGGAAAAAATTTGAATGAATTATTAAATTCGTCGCGAATAAAATTTGTAGAAAAAGTAGCGGACTGGAGAGAAGCAATTACTGTCGCCAGTGCACCCTTACTAGCACAAGGGTTTATAGAGAAGCAATATATAACAAGTATGATTGAAAGTGTAGAAGAATTTGGACCATATATTGTACTATCTCCACATGTAGCGGTACCACATGCTACACCAGATAAAGGTGTAAAGAGACTTGGTATGAGCTTATTGAGATTAGAAGATTCTGTAGATTTTAATCTGAAGGAAGATAAAGATGATGACAAATTTGTAAATTTAATTTTTGTGCTAGCTCCAGTAGATTCAAAAGCTCACCTAAAATCTTTAGCTCAATTAGCAAATATTTTAGATGAGGAAAATATTATCCGAAAGATAAATGAAGCTAAAAATCCAGATGAAATAATGGAAATAATTGATGAAGAAATGGAGATGTAA